A region of the Desulfobacter postgatei 2ac9 genome:
GGGTGAAAAATGTTCCGGGATATCCATCATGACTGTCATTGGCGTCCTTGGTGAGTATCTTTTAAACTAGTGGGTTGGGAAAAAACAGACGCGCATACAATTTAAGTGCGTACCGGTCGGTCATGGAGGCAATGACATCACACACAGATCGGTTCAGTGTGTTTTTTGCTGAATCCCATGGGGCCATTTCCATTTTTTCCAGCTCTTTTTGCATCTCGTCGGGGTTTTCCATAAAATATGTGTAAAGACCGATAATTACTTTTTTTGCCTTTACAAATTCTCCATGCACGGCCGGTGAGCGGTACACTTTTTCAAAGAGAAATTTTCTTAGGATTGTCATGGCTTCCATGGTCTCCTTACCCATATTTAAAATGAATTCTCCATTTTGGGGGCCGCTGTTGTAAACCAGCTGCTCCATCATTGTGGATGCGCGGTCAGCGTGGGTTGTGCCAAGCTTTCGGATGCAGATGTCAGGCACCTCGTCCTTGGAGATCACCTTGCCCCGGAGCGCATCATCAAGATCATGGTTCAGATAGGCAATGATGTCTGCCACGCGTACAATTCGTCCTTCAATGGTGGACGCGGTTTCTCCTGGCGTGGCCGGAATAATATTGCCGAATCCCTTGGAGTGTTTCAGAATGCCGTCTCTGACCTGCTTGGTAAGGTTGAGGCCTTTCCCTCTGTTTTCCAATACATCCACCACTCTTAAGCTCTGGTCGGAATGGGTAAAACGGGAGGTGTATACCTCAATTAGGGCGGTTTCTCCGGCGTGTCCAAAGGGTGTATGTCCTAAATCATGTCCAAGGGCAACCGCTTCGGCAAGGTCCTCGTTCAGGCGCATGGCCCGGGCAATATTCCTTGCCGTTTCAGAAACCTCAAGGGTATGGGTGAGCCGGGTCCGGTAATGGTCTCCTAACGGCGATAAAAAAACTTGGGTTTTGTATTTTAAACGCCTGAAGGCATTGGAGTATACAATTCGGTCCCGGTCTAACTGAAAGGGTGTTCTGATGTTACTGGGGGTAACATCTGGGTGTCTGCGTTCAGCGCTGGTACTTGGGGTGCCGTATTTTGACAGGAAATTGTGCTCCCGTTGCTGGAAGATTTCCCGTATACTGGGATTTTGTTTTATTTGGGGTATTGTTGTATTCATCAAAACAGTATTGAAATAAAATAAAAATAAAATTAAATACAGCATTTATTAAAAAAATCAAGAAAGGGGTGTTTTTGGATTACGAGATTTTTATGGAGCAGGCCCTTGAACAAGCTCGCAAAGCCTTTGATCAGGGGCAGTTTCCTGTGGGGTGCGTGATTGTTCAAGATGATCGGGTGATTGCCTCGGGTGCCAGGGCCGGCACGTCGGGGGATCTATCTTTTTTCAGTGAAATTGACCACGCAGAAATACGTGCGCTTAAGGCCCTTGAATCTTCGGATGTGCGGTTTATCCCGGAACGGGCTGTGCTGTTCTGTACCATGGAGCCCTGTTTGATGTGCTTTGCCGCAATTATTCTGGCCGGCATCCGGACTGTTGTATTTGCCTATGAAGATGTGATGGGTGGGGGGACCGGCCTGGACAGGCGGCATCTGGCACCCTTATATAGGGATGCGCAGATTACGGTCGTTCCCCATGTGCTGCGTAAAAAAAGTCTTGATCTTTTTCATGATTTTTTTAATAAAGATGCTAACTTATATTGGAAGGACAGTCTGCTGGAGTCATATACGCTTGATCAACGGCGTGAGTCCGGGAATAAACAGGGGTGTAATTCAGAAATAAAATAAATAAATCTTGATTTGTATGCATAGTGTATATATAATCCAAAGGTTATGCTTGTCATATTGACATGATTAAAATTTTTTGCTGCGGCGGGAGGTTAAAATATCTACTAAGCGAGTTAAGCAGGATCAGACAAGAGTGAATAAGGGGATCAGAGCTACTGAGGTACGGGTTATCGGTTCTGATGGCGGACAGATAGGGGTTCTGCCTATTGCTGAGGCGTTGCGTATTGCTGAAAGCGAAGCTTTGGATCTGGTTGAAGTGTCGCCGGAGGCCAAGCCTCCTGTCTGCAAAATAATGGATCATGGAAAATATAAATACGAGCTGACTAAGAAAAAACAGGAAGCCAAAAGAAAGCAGAAAAGTGTTCAGATCAAGGAGATCAAGGTCCGTCCTAAAACAGACGATCATGACCTTGAAACCAAGGTCCGGCACATGGAGAAATTTATTTCCAATGGTGATAAGGTAAAAATAACCCTGGTTTTCAGAGGTCGTGAGTTTATGCTCAAGGAACAGGCCAATATCATTTTGGAAAAAATAGTGGAAATGAGCAAAGACTTTGCCCAGGTGGAACAGTTTCCCAAGTTTGAAGGGCGGTTCATTACTATGCTGCTTGGTCCTAAATAATCACCGGTTATCTGTTTTTCGTCTTTTTGTATCGGCTTTCTGGTGCCAAGGGATATTTATGTGTGGTGGTATATCATGTATATACCGCCTTTAGTTTTTATAATAGTTCGAACCTTCAGGAGATTTAGTAATGCCAAAAATTAAGACATGCCGTGCGGCTGCCAAACGGTTTGAAAAAACCGGGTCAGGTAAATACAAGTTTCGCAAATCCCATGCCAGTCATATTCTGACAAAGAAAACCACTAAGCGGAAAAGAAGTCTTCGCCAGCCCCAGATTGTTGCCGGTTCTGATATGAAAGAAGTTCGCCGGATGCTGCCTTACGGTTAGTGAGGCTTTGCAGCGTTTTTAATATTGATATGGAAGCCGGCCAATGTACCGGTTGGCTGATGGTACATAAAGGAGTGTAAAAAAATGAGAGTTAAAAGAGGATTCAAAGCAAGAAGACGCCGCAACAAGGTGCTTAAGCTGGCAAGGGGTTTCAGGGGTGGAAGAGGCAAGCTTTACAGAACTGCTGCCGATTCAGTGGATAAAGCATTAATGTACGCCTATAGAGACCGCCGGGCAAAAAAAAGAGATTTTCGGAAATTATGGATTGTACGTATTAATGCCGGTGCACGGATGAATGAATTGTCCTATTCCCGGTTCATGAACGGACTAAAACTTACGGGCAGTGAACTGGACAGAAAAGTTCTGGCTGATCTGGCTGTATCCGATCCCGCGGGATTCTCCCAGCTGGCTTCCCAGGCGTCTGCCAAATTGAACTAAAGCGTATTTTCGGGGGAACCTTGCAAAACAATCTCCAAGACATTGAAAAACAGGCCCTGGAACAAATCCGTGCGGCGGATTCAAAGGAAGCCCTTGAGTCTGTTTCCATCCACTTTTTGGGTCGCAAGGGGGTGCTCACAGCTTTTTTGCGTAATATTCCATCCCTTCCGGTGGATGAACGCCCTGCTGCGGGGAAAAATGGTAATCTGCTCAAGGTAAAGCTTGAAAAAGCGTTAAAACATGCCCAGTCTGATCTGGAAGCCGGTGCCGCAGGTGATACTGAAGGTATTGATGTCACCTTGCCCGGACGTATGGTGAAAAAAGGTGCCCTGCACCCCATTACCCAGGTGATAGAAGAGATCTGCGGTATTTTTCTGCGTCTGGGGTTTGACATTGCCGAAGGTCCGGAAGTTGAAACCGATTATTATAACTTCGAGGCACTGAACATTCCTCAGTATCATCCGGCCAGGGACATGCAGGATACCTTTTATCTGTCTGAAAATATCGTTTTGAGAACCCATACGTCAGGTTCCCAGCCCCGGGTGATGGAAAAAACCGACCCGCCTGTGCGCATTATTTCTCCGGGTAAGGTGTTCCGCTGTGACTCGGATCTGACCCATACCCCTATGTTTCATCAGGTTGAAGGCCTGATGGTGGACAAAAACATCTCTTTTGGCGACCTTAAAGGGGTGCTGACCACGTTTGTTCAGCAGTTTTTTGATAAGGATACTTCGTTGCGGTTCAGGCCCAGTTTTTTTCCTTTTACCGAACCCAGTGCTGAAGTAGATATGCGATGTGTCATGTGCAAGGGCAAAGGCTGCCGGGTCTGTTCGAAGACCGGCTGGATTGAAATTCTGGGGGCCGGTATGGTCCACCCGGCTGTGTTTGAAAACGTGGGTTATGATACCCAAACGTATACGGGGTTTGCCTTTGGCCTTGGTATGGAACGGGTTGCCATGCTCAAGTACGGAATTGATGATATCAGAAAATATTTTGAAAACGATATGCGTTTTCTAGGGCAGTTCTAATTATGAAAGTCAGTTTAAGCTGGTTGCGTGAATATATTCCCATTGATCTTGATCCCCAGGAAATATCCGACAGACTGACCATGGCCGGTCTTGAAGTGGATGGGGTGGAAAGTCTTTATGATTACCTGGACAATGTGGTTGTCGGCCAGGTTGTACAGGCAAATCAGCATCCCAATGCTGAGACGCTTACCTGTTGTGGCGTCGATATTGGAACAGGAGAGCTTTCTCCCATTGTCTGTGGTGCGCCCAATGTCAGGGAAGGCATGTATGTTGCCTGTGCTCTGCCTGGGGCCGTGCTGCCCGGTGATTTCAAAATAAAGAAAAGCAAGCTGCGGGGCGAACCGTCCCACGGTATGCTGTGTTCGGCTGCTGAGCTGATGCTTGCGGATGACGCATCCGGTATCATGGATCTTGAGGGCGAGTTTGTTGCCGGAACCCCCCTTAAATCAGCCTTGAAACTGGCTGATGTTGTTTTTGAAATTGATCTGACCCCCAACCGGCCGGACTGTCTGAGTCTTATCGGGGTGGCACGGGAAATAGGGGCGTTTACAGAGCCCCGAAATAAGGTAACCCTGCCGGACGTGACGTTTTCGGAAGCCCTGATGGATTCCCGGAATATTCACGATTTTGTTTCTGTTGAGATTGAGGATCCGGAGCTGTGTCCAAGATATACTGCAGGTATGCTGTTTGACGTCAAGGTCGAACCGTCGCCGCTTTGGTTAAAACAGCGTCTTGAAGCCGTTGGGCTCTCTTCTATCAATAATGTGGTGGATATCACCAACTTTGTCATGATGGAAACCGGACAACCCTTGCATGCCTTTGATTATGATAATATTGCCCAAAGCAAAATTATTGTAAGAACAGCCGGAAAACCCGGTGACGCGAGGCTTGAGTTTACAACGCTTGATTCGAAAACCCACAAACTTGACCCTGAAATGCTCATGATCTGTGACGGAGATAAGCCTGTGGGTATTGCCGGTGTCATGGGTGGTGAGAATTCCGAAATTACGGATGCCACCACCCGCGTGTTGGTGGAAAGTGCCTATTTTAATCCTGTGTCCATCCGGCGAACTGCCAAGCGGACGGGAATCGGTTCGGATGCCTCCCACAGATTTGAGCGCGGCGTAGATCCTCAAGGCACTATGTTCGCCTTGAAGAGAGCCGTTTCATTAATGGCTCAGTTATGTTCGGCGACCATTGCCAGGGAAATTATTGATGAGAATCCCGTCAAGGCTCAACCTGTGACCATTGATTTGAGCCCTGAGGCGTTGAACCTACGCTTAGGGACTTCGTTTTCCGCAGATGAGATGGCACAGATTCTGGCGTCTGTGGAATTTGGCGTTGACAAAAAGGAAGATGGCTGCCTGCAGGTGCATGTCCCCTCTTTCAGGGTTGATGTGGCCCGGCCCGAGGATCTTTCCGAAGAAGTGGCCCGGTTGTGGGGGTATAATAAAATTGAAACCAGTTATCCTTTGGTGAGAGCCAAGGGCCAGCCCCTTGCCGCGCGCCTTGTGTTACGGGGCAAAATTCGTCGGGCCATGACGGGATTTGGATTTTGTGAGGCCATCAATTACAACTTTATCCGAAAGGATGCCTGTGAACGTATGGGCATTGACGAGTCGGATAAAAGAACCCGGATGGTTGAGATTTTAAATCCTATTTCAGACCAGATGGCAGTACTCAGGACATCCATTGTGCCAGGACTGCTGGAAGCCATGGCCAGGAATACGGCCAAACAGGTGGATACCCTTCAATTGTTTGAGATCGGCAAAATTTTCTATGACAAAGGGCCGGGCGAACAGCCCGAAGAAGTAGAAGTGATCGGAGGGCTGATCACCGGATACCGCTGGGATCAGACCTGGTATTCCAAAAAGGAAGCTGTGGATTTCTTCGATCTTAAGGGTGTTGTACAGGGATTGATGGATTCGCTTCAGATTTCCGGTGTGATTTATGAAAAAATTGATGCTCATACCTGTCCCTATTTTCAGCCGGGGTATGGTGCCAGGGTGATGAGAGACGGTCTGATCCTTGGTACGCTTGGAAAAATAGCTTCAGATGTGGGAGCAGCCTTTGGTTTGAGACAGGATGCATATCTTTTTGATATAGATATGAACAGTCTTGAAAAATCGGTTCCCCAGGCTATTCAGGCAGTTGGGCTCCCTAAATTCCCTTCAATTTCCAGGGACATGACCTTTATTGTCTCAAAGCGTGTTGAGGTCGGCGCCATGATGGATGCCATTTCAGCTTTTGCCCAACAGCAGGCCTTGATTGAAGATTATTTCCTTTTTGATGTATTTGAAGGCCGCAGTATTGGTGAAGATAAAAAATCCCTGTCATTCAGGATAGTCTACCGCTCTGTTTCAAAAACCTTGACAGAAAAAAATATTAAAAAGATTCATGATCAGTTGTCCCAGAAGCTAATTAATGATTTTAACGCTGGGCTGCCTGGATAATTTCGAGGTAGATGGTTGCCATTGATCCGGGAGACCGGTGCTAAAATAGAAAATGCGGTTATAGTTATATAATAAGAGGTTGACAAATATAATACGCCCTGTTATATTTAACCGCTAAAATGCGGGCATAACTCAGTTGGTAGAGTGCAAGCTTCCCAAGCTTGATGTCGCGAGTTCGAGCCTCGTTGCCCGCTCCAAATTAATTTGGTATTGGTCGGCAGATTTGTTCCACTTGTTTAGGGGAAAGATATGATCTGAGCCTGATATTTGGTGAGGATTTTTGAGAGTTTTAGTATCGGGAACGGGCATCTGCCCGTTTTTGTATTTGTGGAAAAAGGACGATTGCTTCAGGAGATGGGATTTATAAACATCAAAAAACCCGGTGCTGTTGAACAGCGGATTGAGGCTGTAGCCGAACCCCTGATAGATTCTTTGGGGTTGGAACTGGTACACATTGAATGTGTTGTCCATAATCGGCAGAAATTTGTCAGAATTTATATTGACAAGCCCAAAGGGGTTGGTCTTGATGACTGTGTGGCAGTCAGTCGAGAACTTGGGGATCTGATTGATATTCATATTGAGGATATTGGTCCTTACCGCCTGGAAGTGTCATCCCCAGGCCCAAATCGCCCATTGAAGACAAAGGCGGATTTTATCAGATTCCAGGGAGAACGCATTAAAATTGAAACCCATGAAGTTATAGATGGAAGAAAAAAGTTCACCGGGATTCTTGAGAAGACAAATGAAGATTCTGTGACGATTGCCGTAGACGGCATGTCCTTTGATATTTCCGGAACCAATATCATGAGAGCAATTCTTGCAGGTCAGTAAAATGGAGAGCGTTTAATATGTTGATTACAGACATAAAAAGGGTGATCGATCAGGTAAGCCGAGAAAAGGGTATTGATGCTGAAATCCTCATTACTACCTTGAAAGAGGCCATTGTCTCTGCCGCCAGAAAAAAGATCGGCCCAAGGGCGGATATCGAAGTCCATTATGATGAAAAAAGCGGAGATGTTGAAGTTTTCCATTTTAAGGAGGTTGTTGAGGAGGTTGAATATCCCGACAGTGAGCTGACCCTGGAGGAAGGGCTTGAATTTGACCCCGAATGTGAAATCGGTGATTCGCTGGGGATTCGAATGGATACCGAGGAGTTCGGCCGCATTGCGGCTCAGTCGGCCAAGCAGGTGATCATACAGAAAATGCGCGAAGCAGAGCGCAATGCCGTATATGAGAATTTTATCCATAAAAAAGGTAAAATAATCAACGGTATTGTCCAACGCTTTGACCGGGGTGCCATCATTGTCAACTTGGGCCAGGCCGAGGCTGTACTGCGGCCAAGGGAGCAAATGCCTAAGGAAAGCTATAAGCGAGGGGATCGGATCCGTGCTTATGTCCTTGATGTGCTGGAAGAATCCAAAGGTGCCCAGATTATTTTATCCCGGACCCATCCGGAATTTTTGGTTGAATTGTTTAAAACCGAGGTGCCGGAGGTGGCCGAAGGCATTGTTTCCATCCGGGCTGCAGCACGCGTGCCCGGCGTAAGGGCGAAAATTGCTGTCTCCTCCATTGATTCCGATGTGGACCCCGTAGGGGCCTGCGTGGGTGTTAAGGGCAACCGGGTTCAGAATATTGTCCAGGAGTTGCGGGGAGAGAAAATCGATATTGTTCAGTGGAGTCCGGACGTTGCAAGATTTGTCTGCAATGCCTTATCCCCGGCTGAAATCGCAAGGGTTATCATTGATGAAGACAATCAGTCCATGGAGGTGATTGTCAATGATGAATATCTCTCCATTGCTATAGGTAAGGGCGGTCAGAATGTATCCCTTGCCTGTGAGATTACCGGCTGGCATCTTGAAGTCACCAGTGAAGAGGAGTACAGTCGGGAGGTCAAGGAGGGATACGACAGTTTGATGAAATTGTCCACAGTGGGCCTGCCGGCAGCAGAGTTACTGTTCAAGGCTGGTTATTCCTCGTTTCTGGATATCATGGATGCTGTGCCCGAGGATATTGCGGCCTTTTTAAATATTTCCGTGGAAGATGCCCAGGCAATGATAGAAGAAGCCGGGCGTCTGATGAAAGATGAGCGGGGAAGGGCCCGGAATGAACTGCTGAAACGAGGCTCTTTTAAGAAACCCGACACTAATCTGGATGACAATGCCGGTGAGGGAGAAACGTTTGATGATGAAGACGATGGACGTGTTGAAGAATCAGGTGAATAAGGATTGTTGCATCGGTAACACGGGGAATGAATTTCAAAAGAATCAACTATAGAGGATTACTGGGGGCAACGAATGGCCAAGGTCAGGGTATACGAGTTAGCTAAAGATCTGAACATGACAAACAAGCAGCTTCTTGAAAAGCTTAAAGAGCTGAAAATAGATGCTAAAAGCCATATGAGTGCTCTGGATAGCAGTGATGTCGCGGCTGTCAAACAGAATTTGTTGGGTAAAAAGAAGCACTCCAATGAGGTTGAAGTCCGTCCCCCGGTGATCCGCAGGCGCAGGACAAAGCGTCTATCCCAGACCGATGAACTGGATAAGGATGAGGATATGGACGATTCATTCGAATCCGAGGAATCGACTGTACAGGATTTTCAAGATCAGGAAGAAGCTCGGGATCTGGAAGGTGCTGCTGTTAAGGATGAGCAGTCCCACGAGTCGGTAACCGGCGGCGGAGAGACTGCCCCGGAATCCAAAAAAAAGAGGGATCTAAGACGGCCTGCCAGAAAGCTTATGTCCAGAACCAGTGAACCCGCCAAAATTATTAAGCCTGCCAAGGTTGAACAGTCGCCGGAGGCGGAGCATGAAGACGTGGCTGTGGATGTTAAAGGAAAAATTGAAAAGCCCTCCGTAGAAGATGAGAATGTTTTAAAACAGCCGGAAAATGAGAACGCAGAAACATCTGCGGTCCCCCCTGAACCCGAAGGTAAAAATAAAGACGATTCGTCTGGTTCATCAGATTCCATTGGGGATAAATCAGTACCGGAACCGGTGAGTGGTGACCAGAAAAAGGCCATGGAACAGAAAGAGAATACTGCGCAGCAAGGTGGGGACGAATCTATGGAAGAAGACAGCAATCATGCCAAACGCAAAAAAAAGAAGAAGAAAACCGCCCCTGCCAAGATCGTCAGGGTGGCGGATCCCATGGTTTTGGAAAATATAAAACGAATCAAAGCCGGAGAGAGTCATTCAGGCAATGGAAACGATCATGACCGGCCTGTCCGCAAACAGCCGATGCCGGAAATTATACCTTCAGATGACCCAGGTCCGGATCTTGTTATACCGTCTGCCGTTCCTAATGAGCGTAAGCGGGTATGGAATCGTGATGAAGATCACTCCTCTGACGGACCCGGTTCCAGGAAAAAGCGGCGTAAGAAAAAAGCTGTGGTGGAGGGAGATGATCTTTACCAGGGCAGGGGAGGTCGGAAGAAAAAGGGTAGAAAAGATCCCAAGGGTAAAAAAGGTGGTTTTCAGAAAACCCAGATTACGACGCCTAAAGCAATTAAACGCCGCGTAAAAATAGATGAGGCCATTGAGCTTGCAGAACTTGCCAAGCGCATGGGCATCAAAGCCAACGAAATGATTGTTAAACTCATGGGTCTGGGCGTTATGGCCACGGTGAACCAGACCATTGATTTTGATACCGCTTCCCTTGTGGCAGCTGAATTTGACTTTGAGGTGGAAAAGGCAAATTTTGAGGAAGAGACCCTCCTTAACGTTGCGCCTGAGGCAGAGGACGAAGAAAAATTGGAATGGTGCCCGCCTGTGGTTACCATTATGGGGCATGTTGATCATGGTAAAACCTCATTGCTGGATGTGATTCGCAAATCCAAGATTACCAGTGGTGAGGCCGGCGGCATTACCCAGCACATTGGTGCGTATAATGTAGAAACCCCCAACGGCGGACGGATCACCTTTCTTGATACACCGGGCCATGCCGCATTTACCGCCATGCGTTCCAGAGGTGCCCAGGTCACGGATATTGTTATTCTGGTGGTGGCAGCCGATGATGGTGTCATGCCCCAGACCGTTGAGGCCATCAACCATGCCAAGGCTGCAGGCGTACCTGTGGTCGTGGCCGTGAACAAAATGGACAAGGAGGGTGCTGACCCGGATCGCATTATGCGTGAACTGTCCGAATACGATCTGTTGTCCGAGGAGTGGGGTGGCAATGTTATTTTTGTCAAGGTCTCCGCGAAAACCGGTAAGGGCATTGACGCGTTGCTGGAAATGGTGCTGCTTCAGGCTGAAGTCCTGGAACTGCGGGCCAACCCGGATCGGAAGGCCACGGGCTACGTGGTGGAATCCCGTTTGGATACCGGCCGTGGCGCTGTGGCCACCGTGCTGATAAAACAAGGCACCTTAAGGGACGGCGATTCCGTTGTGTGCGGTCTTCATTCCGGCCATATCCGGGCCATGATTGATGATTCCGGAAACCGCGTGGAATCGGCAGGGCCTTCCACACCTGTTGAGATTGTGGGTCTGGCCGGCGTGCCTGATGCCGGAGACGAGTTTGTGGCTGTGGCGTCAGACAAGGATGCCAAGCAGATTGCGGCCCACCGTATGCAGAAACAGCGGGCCAAGGAACTGGCTAAGAAGAGCCGGGCTAATTTACAAAAAATGTTTGAGAATCTTGGCACAGCTGAAATCAAAGAGCTTAAACTCATTGTCAAGGCTGATGTTCAGGGCTCTATTGAAGCGCTTAATGATTCCCTCAAAGATCTGGCCAAGGAAGAGGTGGATGTTAAAATCGTTCATTCCGGTGTGGGCACCATCAATGAGTCTGATGTCTCCCTGGCTGCTGTCTCCGATGCCATTATCATCGGGTTCAATGTCCGACCCACACCCCAGATCCGCAAGCTGGTCAAGGATGAGAATGTGGATATGCGTTTCTATGACATCATTTATGATGTGATTAATGACATCAAAGCCGCCCTTGACGGTATGATGCCCTCCACCTTTCAGGAAAATATCATTGGCCGGGCCGAGGTTCGCGAAACTTTTGTGGTTCCTAAAATCGGAACCATTGCCGGGTGCGGTATTACGGAAGGCAAGGTGGTGCGCGGCAAAAAGGTGCGTCTGCTGCGTGACGGTATTATAAAATGTGATACGGGGCTCTCTTCCCTGCGCAGGTTCAAGGATGATGTCAAGGAAGTTGAACAGGGATATGAATGTGGTATCGGTCTTGAAAAGTATAATGATATCAAGGTTGGTGATACCATTGAGTGTTATGAAGTTGAAGAAGTTAAATACCAGGGATAGCAGGATAGGTCTATGAAACCCTATACACGTGCCGAGCGGGTCTCTATACAGATTCAGCAGGCTATAACAGAGCTTTTGTCCAAGAAGATGCAGGATCCCAGAATGGAGATGGCAACGATATCCGGCGTGAAAATGTCCCCGGACCTCAGTTTGGCCTATGTCTATGTTACGGTGTTCGGGGATAAAAAAAGAATTCGTGAAGCCCTCAAAGGATTCCAGAAATCAAAGGGGTTTATTAAGAAAAGAATCGCCCCGAAACTGGGCCTGCGGTTGATGCCGGACCTGCGCTTTATTCATGATGACTCTTTTGATAACGCTGCCCGTCTGGATGCCTTGATTGATGCGGCCCCCAAGGGAGAGAACCGGGGAGAGGACGATATGTCCGGTGCTTTGGAAGGGTCTTGCGACCACCCTGATGAATGAAAAGCGGAATTCTTGTTGTTAATAAACCCAAAGGCATCTCATCGGCCGGGGTGGTCAACCGGCTCAAGCGTCTGCTCAAGGTAAAAAAAATCGGGCATACAGGAACCCTGGATCCCTTTGCCACAGGGGTCCTGCCCATTGCCGTGGGTAAGGCCACCCGGATTTCAAAATATTTTCTAAAAGGTGTAAAAGGCTACTATGCTCAAGTCACTCTTGGCATCGAAACCGACACCTGTGATTGCACCGGACGTGTCACGCACACGGCTTCTTCCGCTCCTCTTGCCGCCTTGGATTCAGATCACGTCAAAGATGTTGTGGCAGGCTTTTGGGGTCCCCAGGAACAGATTCCTCCTGCTTATTCGGCCCTGAAGCATAAAGGCCAGCCCCTGTATAAACTGGCCCGTCAGGGACAGATTATTGAAAAGCCGCCCCGGCCCATTGAAATCATGTCCATTGCCATGGAAAATTATCGTATAGATACGAACGGCCACCCGATTTTTGATATGTCGGTGCTATGCTCAGGGGGCACTTATATTCGCAGTCTGGCCCACGATATCGGGGTGGCATTGGGGTGCGGTGCCCATTTGTCTGAATTGCAGCGCACCCGGTCCGGTCAGTTTAAAATTGAGCATGCTCTGGATCTTGATTGCTTTGAAGAAATGTCACCCTCCGATATAGATGCCCGATTTATATGCATGTCCAGATGTCTGGATTTTCTTCCGGCCATCGTTGCAAACAGTGAAACAGCCGGAAAAGTTAAGCATGGCCAGCCTCTGTTTGTGACAGAATTTCCCATGCCCGATACACTGCTGATTGCCGGTGATAAAAACCAGCCCCAAAACAGTATGTTGGATATCCGGGTGCTGGATTCCGATGATAACCTGCTGGCAATTGTAACCCCGGATAAATACGGGAAAACATACAAATATTGTTGCGTTTTTAATGCGTAACTGGTAAAAATATCAGACTAAGTCTTCGATGTCTGAATAGTTTATTGGCTTTTTTCTGAATGGAATATTGGATAAAAGGCAATTTATGTGAACCGTTTGCATATTTATGGCATCGAATTTTTATTTATTCCAAATAAAGGAGTCTTACAGTGGTACTA
Encoded here:
- a CDS encoding deoxyguanosinetriphosphate triphosphohydrolase, translated to MNTTIPQIKQNPSIREIFQQREHNFLSKYGTPSTSAERRHPDVTPSNIRTPFQLDRDRIVYSNAFRRLKYKTQVFLSPLGDHYRTRLTHTLEVSETARNIARAMRLNEDLAEAVALGHDLGHTPFGHAGETALIEVYTSRFTHSDQSLRVVDVLENRGKGLNLTKQVRDGILKHSKGFGNIIPATPGETASTIEGRIVRVADIIAYLNHDLDDALRGKVISKDEVPDICIRKLGTTHADRASTMMEQLVYNSGPQNGEFILNMGKETMEAMTILRKFLFEKVYRSPAVHGEFVKAKKVIIGLYTYFMENPDEMQKELEKMEMAPWDSAKNTLNRSVCDVIASMTDRYALKLYARLFFPNPLV
- a CDS encoding nucleoside deaminase — encoded protein: MDYEIFMEQALEQARKAFDQGQFPVGCVIVQDDRVIASGARAGTSGDLSFFSEIDHAEIRALKALESSDVRFIPERAVLFCTMEPCLMCFAAIILAGIRTVVFAYEDVMGGGTGLDRRHLAPLYRDAQITVVPHVLRKKSLDLFHDFFNKDANLYWKDSLLESYTLDQRRESGNKQGCNSEIK
- the infC gene encoding translation initiation factor IF-3; protein product: MLRREVKISTKRVKQDQTRVNKGIRATEVRVIGSDGGQIGVLPIAEALRIAESEALDLVEVSPEAKPPVCKIMDHGKYKYELTKKKQEAKRKQKSVQIKEIKVRPKTDDHDLETKVRHMEKFISNGDKVKITLVFRGREFMLKEQANIILEKIVEMSKDFAQVEQFPKFEGRFITMLLGPK
- the rpmI gene encoding 50S ribosomal protein L35; protein product: MPKIKTCRAAAKRFEKTGSGKYKFRKSHASHILTKKTTKRKRSLRQPQIVAGSDMKEVRRMLPYG
- the rplT gene encoding 50S ribosomal protein L20 — translated: MRVKRGFKARRRRNKVLKLARGFRGGRGKLYRTAADSVDKALMYAYRDRRAKKRDFRKLWIVRINAGARMNELSYSRFMNGLKLTGSELDRKVLADLAVSDPAGFSQLASQASAKLN
- the pheS gene encoding phenylalanine--tRNA ligase subunit alpha, translating into MQNNLQDIEKQALEQIRAADSKEALESVSIHFLGRKGVLTAFLRNIPSLPVDERPAAGKNGNLLKVKLEKALKHAQSDLEAGAAGDTEGIDVTLPGRMVKKGALHPITQVIEEICGIFLRLGFDIAEGPEVETDYYNFEALNIPQYHPARDMQDTFYLSENIVLRTHTSGSQPRVMEKTDPPVRIISPGKVFRCDSDLTHTPMFHQVEGLMVDKNISFGDLKGVLTTFVQQFFDKDTSLRFRPSFFPFTEPSAEVDMRCVMCKGKGCRVCSKTGWIEILGAGMVHPAVFENVGYDTQTYTGFAFGLGMERVAMLKYGIDDIRKYFENDMRFLGQF
- the pheT gene encoding phenylalanine--tRNA ligase subunit beta, whose product is MKVSLSWLREYIPIDLDPQEISDRLTMAGLEVDGVESLYDYLDNVVVGQVVQANQHPNAETLTCCGVDIGTGELSPIVCGAPNVREGMYVACALPGAVLPGDFKIKKSKLRGEPSHGMLCSAAELMLADDASGIMDLEGEFVAGTPLKSALKLADVVFEIDLTPNRPDCLSLIGVAREIGAFTEPRNKVTLPDVTFSEALMDSRNIHDFVSVEIEDPELCPRYTAGMLFDVKVEPSPLWLKQRLEAVGLSSINNVVDITNFVMMETGQPLHAFDYDNIAQSKIIVRTAGKPGDARLEFTTLDSKTHKLDPEMLMICDGDKPVGIAGVMGGENSEITDATTRVLVESAYFNPVSIRRTAKRTGIGSDASHRFERGVDPQGTMFALKRAVSLMAQLCSATIAREIIDENPVKAQPVTIDLSPEALNLRLGTSFSADEMAQILASVEFGVDKKEDGCLQVHVPSFRVDVARPEDLSEEVARLWGYNKIETSYPLVRAKGQPLAARLVLRGKIRRAMTGFGFCEAINYNFIRKDACERMGIDESDKRTRMVEILNPISDQMAVLRTSIVPGLLEAMARNTAKQVDTLQLFEIGKIFYDKGPGEQPEEVEVIGGLITGYRWDQTWYSKKEAVDFFDLKGVVQGLMDSLQISGVIYEKIDAHTCPYFQPGYGARVMRDGLILGTLGKIASDVGAAFGLRQDAYLFDIDMNSLEKSVPQAIQAVGLPKFPSISRDMTFIVSKRVEVGAMMDAISAFAQQQALIEDYFLFDVFEGRSIGEDKKSLSFRIVYRSVSKTLTEKNIKKIHDQLSQKLINDFNAGLPG